One Bythopirellula goksoeyrii genomic window, GCCGAGCGATTTCCTTGGCGGCGATCTGGTTGAGTCGAAACGCCGATTCTTCGGCAGAACCATCGGTGCGGAAGCTGCCGCTGTTCACATCGATCGCCACGAGTGCTTCGGTTTGATCGATCACAATCGAACCCCCTCCCTTGAGCGGCACCTGTCGCTGGTGAATGCGGGCGATTTCTTCGTCGAGTTGATTCTTATGGAACAGAGGCTCTTTACCTTCATAAAGCGACAAGCGGCTCACATATCGCGGCATGACGATCTGCAGAAACTCTTTGGCTCGTTCATAGGCCTGCGGTTCATCGATAACGATCGCGTCGACATCATTACTAAAGATGTCGCGAATCGTACGAATAATCATGTCGCTTTCTTCGTAGATGTCGACGGGGCCGGTAGTTTTCTTGATGCGGCGCACAATCACTTTCCACAACCGGAGGAGATAGGCCAGATCGCGCGACAGTTCTTTCTTGGTTCGGTCGGTGCCCGCGGTGCGGACGATAAAGCCCAAGCCCTTTGGTGGGTTCAACTCGCGCAAAATATCTCGCAAGCGACGGCGGTCGTCGTCGTTCTCGATCTTGCGAGAAACGCCGATCCGCCCTAGCGCCGGCATCAGCACCAGATAGCGCCCCGGAATACTAATATAGGTGGAAAGCGTGGGGCCTTTGGTGCCGATTCCTTCTTTAATGACTTGTACGAGAACTTCGTCGCCCCGCTTGAAGATTTCCTGGATCGGTGGTTTTACTCGTGGCCGCACACCCGGACGGGCCTTGCGAGTTTGTGTCCCCCCGCGACCATTGCGGCTCTTTTCGACCGGGCCATCTTCGGTCCAATCTTCGTCGTCGTTGTCTAAATTCGGGGGCCCTTCGCTTGGCTGAATGAGCTTGCTGGGATCATAGCCTCCCTGGCGAAAATATTGGGACTCGACATCGCTAATATGGAGAAAACCATTGCGTCCGACGCCGAAGTCGACGAAGGCAGCTTGTATGCTGGGCTCCAGGTTGACAATTCGGCCTTTGTAAATGTTTCCCACATAGTTGTCTTGACTGCTACGTTCGACGTACAACTCTTCGAGGACGCCATCTTCAACGATCGCGATCCGGCATTCTTCCGGCTGGGCGACGTTGATCAACATCTCCTTTTTCATCTTGCTTCTTTCTGGGGCTTGCACCGTAGAGATCCGAATTCTGAAGTCGAATCCCATGGTAAACATTGTGTTTGTTTGCGGATCGGCATTCGCTCGGAAAAGACTTCAACGAACGAGTCGGCGAGGACACCTTCTGAGGGTGAACGCCATGCGTTGGTCCGATGTGAAAAATGCAATGATCCATAACGATTTGTGTTCAAACGATTGCTCTTGTTCTTGCTAGAGCGGTAACTCTGGAAAT contains:
- a CDS encoding Rne/Rng family ribonuclease gives rise to the protein MKKEMLINVAQPEECRIAIVEDGVLEELYVERSSQDNYVGNIYKGRIVNLEPSIQAAFVDFGVGRNGFLHISDVESQYFRQGGYDPSKLIQPSEGPPNLDNDDEDWTEDGPVEKSRNGRGGTQTRKARPGVRPRVKPPIQEIFKRGDEVLVQVIKEGIGTKGPTLSTYISIPGRYLVLMPALGRIGVSRKIENDDDRRRLRDILRELNPPKGLGFIVRTAGTDRTKKELSRDLAYLLRLWKVIVRRIKKTTGPVDIYEESDMIIRTIRDIFSNDVDAIVIDEPQAYERAKEFLQIVMPRYVSRLSLYEGKEPLFHKNQLDEEIARIHQRQVPLKGGGSIVIDQTEALVAIDVNSGSFRTDGSAEESAFRLNQIAAKEIARQLRLRDLGGVVVNDFIDMRKERNRRTVERVLRDAVRRDRARTKILRTSPFGLIEMTRQRIRPSLRRSVYRECPACTGSGLVKSAESMAIEVIRKLLMCAHNERIARVSVRVEENVANYLNNRKRRELTRMEDEYNLHVQILSDENASPEFLRIECEDNSGREIRFTE